One window of Salmo salar chromosome ssa11, Ssal_v3.1, whole genome shotgun sequence genomic DNA carries:
- the agrp gene encoding agouti-related protein precursor, whose amino-acid sequence MVISVFPYCWTLCLIQLATGLVHGNIRLEDSHPSLRHTEDSFLSDIGKGSLSRGDPVGFRSESEQEEEELLMAMESYDEDVAEAVQLQSRAMRSPRRCIPHQQSCLGNTLPCCDPCDTRYPRMFGSICYCRRTACTGAHRRP is encoded by the exons ATGGTCATCTCAGTATTCCCATACTGCTGGACCCTGTGCCTGATCCAGCTGGCTACAGGACTGGTTCATGGAAACATTCGTCTAGAGGACTCCCATCCCAGCCTCAGACACACCGAGGACTCCTTCCTTTCAGATATCG GTAAAGGCTCTCTCTCTAGAGGGGATCCTGTTGGTTTCCGCTCAGAGTctgagcaggaagaggaggagcttcTGATGGCCATGGAATCCTACGATGAG GATGTTGCTGAGGCGGTGCAGCTGCAGAGCAGAGCCATGCGTTCTCCCCGTCGCTGTATCCCCCACCAGCAGTCCTGTCTGGGTAACACGCTGCCCTGCTGCGACCCCTGTGATACCCGTTACCCTCGAATGTTTGGGTCAATCTGCTACTGCCGTCGGACGGCCTGCACGGGAGCTCACAGGCGCCCCTAA